The Primulina tabacum isolate GXHZ01 chromosome 10, ASM2559414v2, whole genome shotgun sequence region AAAAATCGGGAAAAGTTTCAGACAGGAAAACTGTAAGCCACAAGGAAATCATACAATAGCCACGAGATTTTGCGAGGGTAGCTTGACATGAGAAAGGAAAAGATACCAGATCATTAAACATGAAATTGTGTTAGGGTAGCTTGACATGAGAATTGACAAGATACTTGATTGCTAAACATGAATCAGCGCAGGTCCTCACCTATGAAGGCATGGAAAAGAAACACTGTTGGCAATGATTGCagaagaaaattgattttttaagtTAAATTCAAAGTTGCACGAGCTGAAAATTACTGAAAACCAAGCATGCCAAGGGTTTAGCACCTCTTACAGAGTAATTGACCCTTCGTACTAAACTTGTAATGGATATGTTCAGATTTGAGAACCAACTGTGTAAGTGTAAAAACAACCTATATCAAATAACTAAATGTAAATTGCTATTCAAACACTTAGAATGCTAGCTCCTGAATCATAAGAACTGCAACAGTGCTCTCTACAACCAAAAGTGCAAGCAATTAAATAGTGAATACTTCGGCAAATTCTTGTGTTTGGAACTTAAGTCCTTGTGAATCATACAATGAAATATTTCAATCGGTGAACCATCAATGTCAACTGCCACAACTAAGTAAATGCCTTAAACGATACTATGCTAGATTAATGTACCACTAAAGTCAACCGCCATCATCAGATTGTTAGATCGATTGTCGCCGGTCAAAACATCCCCACCACCGTCAGTCATCAGCCAAATCCTCACAGAAACCATCAAAGCGATGACACGAATCATCGCGTCTATATCCAATTACAAAACCCTCATTTCTACCCCTCTAAAGGTCAAATTTGATTCATTTGATTAGTGGTTTCAAAAAGAGAATTCAGAGGTCCTCTTCACAAGCGGGAGACCAAAGTACAAAAATGATGGTATGCATCAGGTAGGGAATATATATTCGAAACATATCAGTTCCGAATGAAATTCTATTACCATCTGAGCAGTAGAAGATCATCCTACCTTAGGCCATGGCGTGTCTAATTTTGCATTTGACAGAACGTGAATGCCAGAAGAAACCTCAACGATAGATAGACCACAATCTTTTGGCCTGTTGGTTATGTAAATCATACTCATAGAGCAAAGATCAGCCACTATCAGATTAAACCCACCATACAAATCCGTTTCACCTGCAAGTTCCTCGGCAAATTCTTTGGGACTTTTTTTACCCTACAGAAAGTTCAAACCACAGCTATCATAAGAAGCGGAATCCGATATTTTGAGATTCACAAATCATGAactttgaaggaaaaaaaattattcggAGAACCTCAAACAATTAAAAGGGTATCATGAACAAACACAAACATCGAACAGAGATTTATATTGTCTCCTTCTGCTCTTTGAAGGATGGATGAATAATAACATgaaaacaaatcaaataccTCCAAGTAGCGAACAGGTAGATCACCTCTACTTTTGGCAAGTGAATTCGTCCGTATTTCCCTCACATTAGTGAGAAACACAAGTTTCCCATCTCTTGAAGAAGCCAACCAGGTCCCACCTGCTTGCTCATCTCTCCCTCCAAGTATTTCGCCGTCATCCCACCACCCCAACGGCGTCGTAGGGCTGAGATTGAAATAGAAAGCGAGTAAAAATCTGATCTTTGAAAAACCATGATCAAAATTTGTCCGTTCAAATCCTTACCGATCGTGATATTCGTCTCGATTGAGCAAAAGGAGGAACGGGTAGAGCGGGTGAGATTTCCAGATGAACACCGCTATGCACATGATCTTTGGTTTGCAGGATGAGCGGGTGCTGCATTTTTCAGGCCATTATTCTAGTAACATTTTGTTTCTCTCAAGTAATTGTGCGTACAAAAGAAAGAAAGTGAGAGCAGTACATTTATACAGTGAAATGTCGATGTTAAGTTATAAATTTGAATTGAAATCTGCTATATATTATCtatatgttatgtatgtaatttcatctaaaaaaaattggttatttttttaaatgtatagtGTGTTGatggataaatatttttttttgagtttGTTTCTctctttattattttatatattttttgtttattatattatattttataataatataagcttttaaattgaattttttaactttctatatatatattttaattcatatatatataattagtgTCGTACATGCATATATTTGTTTGAATGGATCAGAAAATCGAGGAAGCTTCAAAGGCAGATTATGAATTTGGATGACAGAAATTTACTTCTAGGATTAACAAGAATCCAGATTTTGACCGAAAAACGTTAGTAATACTTAcgataatttgagataataaatatgaaaataaagaacaCATTAGACATCGAAATTTACGTGAAAAATTCCTAAAAAATTATTAGGTTAAAAACTatgggcaagatgaaaagaatttcactataatatttttatggtaTACAACcatgtttccaaagagaacataCGAAAAAaccctcacaaatattatagaactaagcactcaaatgatATAAGTTGAGAGAAACTCGAGAATTGGATTTATTAAAATGCCGAATGATGCATCTATCTAGTGTGAACCCTTCGTCCACAATCTCAGAAAATCAGCTGCCGAACGAAAGGTATTCAAAATGTTTTTTGGCACATCTCTTTCAATGCTTGTCTGCCACATATTTCTGccgaaaaaaaaaataccataAGATGcaaaatgaaaaagaaattcGAAGTTTTTACGGAATTGTGGAATTCTCTCTTTTTCAGGAGTTTCAAGAAACTGTATATCATATAACTTCATCGTCGTTGTTTTTTCCCTGAAGCAGAAGATGTACATTTGGTTCCCTAATGATGGAGAGATTAGTCAGTGGTACTTAAGAAGGCAGTGATTGTGTTTTCCTTTTCGACATGAGAGATTCTCGACCATTGTTATGGACTTCATTTATTGTTACTCTTTCTGTATTGCGTTTTAAACACATGCAGTTCAATGTAAAGAGACAGATTCAATTAAGTTCCGATTTGGTGCAAATGATCGTAGGACCATCAGTATGTTAGAAGCTGTCAACTTCTACAGATCTCCTCCAGATTACTACATTTTCTCAAAGCTAATAGCTCAAGTTTGGGGAAATGGTCACTTGATATATTCCACTGTACAATCCTAGTTCGTCCAGTTTCAAGAACTTGGGCTGTTGAAACTCGTTGTCACCGGTATCCCATTTTCATCCTTTTAAGGAAACAAGTAGTTTCAAGACCTCAAGATGCGACAATCTCCCAATCATCGAAATTTTTATCCAAGAAAGTTTGAAGTTATGTAGAGCTAGTTTTCTCGGAGCAAGAGGGAAACTGAGCATGTATTGGAACCAATCCAATCGAGTGATTTGAGCTGTGTAGAGAAGTCTATCACGGGATACATTCGAGATGGATGCTGATCAACAAAGGAGGATTTTAATCTATAAGACATgaaaaaaatctctaaatttctTTATTCATATCACTATTTTAAGAGTAAGTCTCttctgagacggtctcacgaatcgttatttgtgagacggtcaaccctaccgatattcacaataaaaaataataatcttagcataaaaaataatgatttttcaagagatttgtctcacaaaatacgactcgtgagacagtctcacacaagtttttgccctatTTTAAATATAAGCAAGTTGATCTgtctaaaaaataaattgtcTCACAAGAAAATACTCTTATTAAAAATCTTGGAAGAATGGTTTAAGATAAAGTTGGACATCAATTAAAATTACCAAATATAATACTAATTAattagaagttttaaaatatcataatataaaaagaaattTGAATAACATCATATTGTGCTTTGAATCTACATTATTTGGTTATTCTTTATACAAATGCATGGAGAACAAACGTTATATGTTCATATAtagaatatatattattttgaaataaaaaattattttaataaatttgaatttagTTATTAATTTTGCTTCAAAGTTAGGATAATGTGATAGTGGTTAGTATAATAGGGTAGTGAGAAGAGAATGTGAGAAGTCTCTGAGTGAagaatttacattttttttttttttgcatcttTATTATTACAAATCTTGGAAGaatgataaaatataaatttggacatctattaaaattatcaaatataatttttataagttagcttgataaattttaaatctattgattttaaatatatttaaatgtatttttgttatttagatatttgttatttatcaattatattttgtattattaATGCGTAAATAAGTTAGTTGGGAATTTAAAGTTCAATCTATTGTGTTATTGTAAAATAATAAGACTTAAAATCTATCAACCCAATATAATTTAAGGCGTTTATGCATTATAGTAAATATTAAAGCACACAATGTTGAGATGTATAATaacaaaaaaactaaaattagcCAAGATTTTGGAGCaaattatttgttaataaaATCTAAACTACTGCCAAAAAATCCAATAAAACGCAGGTTTTTATCCTTACATGAATTTGAGTTCTTTTGTGATATAAGATATCAACACATTTGACGGTATTTCTTTTTGAGAATCACATTTTTGCAGTGGATAAATATTTTTGGGCGGCCATAGTATTTTCAAATTGACGCAAATTGGGTATGAACACGAGATTATATCATATCATCGTCACCAAGTTGTATATTTTTGTGATAGAAATGAACAGAGAACAATACGTGAAAACTACAGGAGGTTAAAGTAATCTTATTTCAACTTCGGAGTGCCTTTAAATGCGTTTTTTTCTTGCCTAACACAAGCTTCGCGTGTGCGTTCTTGGGAAATTTTCTCCTTCTGTGGTGTTGCAGCAGTTTCCACCACCGTGATTTGTTCAATGCCTTCTTCCGGCCACGCTGGTTTTTAGCTAATTTGCCAGTGGTTCCTTTTGACAGTTTTGACTTCTTTGAGTGCCAGATATGCCTCAAGAAAGCTTCCACAAGGCCATGGAAGTGACCCTTTTGATGTTTGTCATGTATCGGAGATTTCCTCGTTATTTCAACAGCGCTTTCACCATAAGCCTCATCTCCTTGTTTGGAACGTATAATTTTCCCTTCATGCTTCTTAAAAAGTGTGCCGACGTTTATCTTTTTCCAATGACCACCTTGACGATGATCATTATGGCTATCATGGTGATttaggtggtggtggtggtggtggtggtcgTGATGATGATAGATAATTCCCAATCCGTCTTTCAATCTCTTCCACGTTTTACTTGGTTTCTTATGATCCATTCCACTAGCTGATTTGCTAATCCTTCCAGGAACCTTCTTCCTTGATGTGGACTTCATCGAGGAGTATGTAGATCCTGCATGATGGTTCATTGGCTGATAGTATGATGAATATCCTTCACTTTTGCCACTGCTGCTGGAAGTTACTTCAGGAGTCCCCTCACCACTCGTCTCACTCTTGCTTGTACAACTGTCATAGTCTCTCATAGTTCCATGTGATTGAGGAGAAGCCCCACTTTCACTGCTTTCACTTGAAGTAATATAGTGGCTTCCAGTCTGATCTGAGAATGAATAATCTTCACCAACACTGCCACAGCTGCTAGAATCAATGGCTTGAAGTTTTTCACTATAGTTTGAATTCCCAAAAGTGTTTGCCGGCTTGGATGGTTGGAATATTCCATatctattattttcatttttcaggaCCAAAGGAATTTCATGTGGACTTTCCATTTTCGGCACAGGCGAAAAGGTGGAAGGCCAAGGAGATATTTCGTGATCAGCTGCAACACCAACATTCCATACATTAGGCCCAAAATCATTGTGAGTCGTTCTCCAGTTTCCTGACTCTATTTTGGCTATAACTGTCTTCATATTTTGACCATGAATAGGCATCTTAGGCTCTTCATTTGACTCTCTCCTTTCATAGGTCCCTCCACTCCTGGAAAAATGACAATTTGATTCGCAGAACATGCCTTTTGTTGGTTTCGCCAAAGACTGATTTATCACTTCTGTTGACACACCGTAGATCTGATGCAATGGGTAGTTTAGAGGGCTCTGAGCACTTTGACTTGTAAGCTTATATACTACGTCATTGCTATCTACATTTTCATGTTGACCAGAAAATTCCCCGACCAGGTGCACATGATCTGATCCTATTTTCAAATTTGAGATGCATGATTCAAGCTGCTCAATTGCTTCCGAAGCTTCTTTGGATATATAGTCAGCTTCCTCATGCTTGTTTATGGCTTCAAAGTTAGATTTACAAACTGCGTCAATGTCTGGGACCACAGTGTCTGGTGAAAATCCCGTGGATCCAACACCACTCAAGTTACTCACAAAAGGTCCTATCTGCCTTCTCTTGTCAGTCTCTGACTCATTTGCCTTATAACGCGTTATAGATCCAGTTTCTTGCCCGATGTTCCAAGGAACATGATCAAAGTGATTGTTCACCTCATGCAGTGGATATGTTGATATGTCTGTATATTTAGCAGTATCATCATTTGTTACCATTTGCTTTACGGTGCTTCGCTGACAAACCCTGCAACGTTTCTTTATAAATTCAGCTCCAGTTGCATCAGCACTAGGTGTTGATTGCTCTATGGAATCTACTCGACTCCTTTGTTGAACAAGTCTTTGGTCGTTccaaaatttgaaatctatagCATCCACCAAAAGTCCTGGCAGTTGTAATATCTATAACATGTCAGAATAAGCCTGGATTCTAAGATGCTAAAAATTATTGAGACGACAATTCTAGCCACATGAACTGAAATCTCGTCTATGGTTCTGATGTATCAATGGAGAAAAACCAACCAAGAATTGCATGTTCTAGTACAACAAATATATTTGTAGAAAAACCAACCAAGAATTGTAATTTTCTGAAATAAATCCCAAGGATACATTTGGATTCAGAAATATATAACTAGCAGTTGCCGCAGCGCGATAAGAAACAATCATTTTAtgcaaagaaaaataaaatttcaacataaaCTTTCATAGACAAGTATAAGAGCTCACAACTTCAGGAGATAGCGTCTGGAGTATTGGCagagaaaaaataaaagaaaaacatgaAAGACAAAAAAGAATGCATGAGAGCATACCATATTAGAGGCTGGATTTTCCGTACCATCTCCATCGCTTTTAAGAAGACCATACAATTTCTGTAGAGCTAGAACCTCTGATTTTATATCCCTGGCATCCATGATCTATTAAACAACGAAGTTATGAAATGCCTGTCAGGCTGCCACCAAAAACGTAAATGTATTAGCAAACAAAATTAAGAAGTTATTTTGCCTCCACTACTATTTCCAATATCCCAGTAGGAAAAAACACAAGGATGCAAACATCACACAAATCTTAGTTAATGGAGCAATTTAACAGAATTAGAAGATGTCAGTTCAAAATCTTCAGTTAGTCTTATTTCTTGGCGAATATAGAAAATATGACTAGAACCAATAACGTCACAATGTTCCCATAACTAGCCCAATGCAACAGAATCAATATCATGTGAAATGCCAATAGCTTCAATCAATCTTCACCAGATGTATCGAATACTATCTGCTCTTTTACTTCTATAAATCAGTCAGCAAACTCATtcctctttaaaaaaaatttaccaaTTGAAAAACTTACGGTctaaaattctcaaaaaaaCTTGCTACAAATATACcatttcaattaaaaaaaaaattacaacgGAGAGAATTACATGCCACTGCTTCTTCCAAGAAATTGCTTCCAATTTTGAGTGGATTTCTACCAAATTCTTCCAATATAATGTAGACGTAAACCGATTGCAGCTTTTGAAGGGAAATGGTGCGGTAAAAGAAACGTTCCAAGGAGGGTATAATAGGAATATTAAGAAAAATCACCATTTTTAGtagttattattttttaaaggaATTTCGCTAAATGCACCACTACACTATGGCCTAATATACTCTAattctataaaaatatataatatatatatttttcagatCGGTTTAATTAAATCACAGACTCCATTTCGATTTCAAATTACTTTTTAATTCATTGTTGCAAATAATCTGACACTTATTCCTCAACTTCAAATCATATCGTTCTTGGTATTTCAAATTATTACTCTCGCGTCTTCCACTTTTATACACTATTAAATTACATCCAAATTTAAACTCAATGTCCATTTATAATCCAGAacatttttagtttttttttttttttttttttttggcggATAGAGagaaacttaataaattacatcctccattttaatttgaaagcatttttaaatttgttttttttttttggaagaaAAAACGTTTTTAATTTAAAGCCTCATTCATTACATCATTTCCCGAAAGttctttttatcattatttgaCCATAGCAAATACTAACAACATGCCTTAATTTTAATAAGTGTCCACATCAACAAAATGCATTTTTattcaaccaaaaaaaaaaaaaaaaatgaataaaggAGAAGGTTTTTAACAAGCTTCGGTTTTAGCCCATTTCCGTCACCTGTCAGCAGCGTAAAAGATATTCAGTAATATAGCACTCCGGCAAGTACAATTCAAACTCAAAAATAAGATTAGTTTCACAGACTAATGCCATATAAATATATGTTGCACCTCTTCCTTCGTGCATTATgtataataatatatacaatatcatttttaaatttaacttCAAGACATATTGCTCATGCGTGTGTGAGTGGTAAAACATCAGATGAAACATCTCGAGTGCATCGATATGCAGCAGCTAATACATAGACCAGAGCACCTGGACTTTCAATGATATTTCTTACGAACATAGGAACACAAAAACGATGGCTTGCAAGTTGTTCTTTTTACCATTTTCGACCTTTCTCTTTTGCCCTTTTCTTGATCTGCTGTAAGTTGTAACTAGCACCTTCAAATATATACCAAATTTGTGTAATCCATTGTATAGTTCCACTTACAATGGCTTTGCATATCCCCGAGGGCTGTCATCCTTTCCATGACATCATATCTTAGTACGTTTCAGATAGACCAAAACTCCTATGCTTGTTAAAACAACTGCCCCTGCGAATATCCCAGTGGTGAGAGAGATCAATCCAATTCTCTGTGGAGTCTCTGATTCAGACGACACCTTCCTCGTTACTTGACTTGCATCATAGTAATCCAGATGTAATCTTAAAACCTGGTTGAAAAAAAAGAGGCAAGTTATGGACACTGACATAAATACAACCAAAATTATCAGAAATTAATATAATCCCACTGAAACCTAGGAAACATATAACAATGAATATCAGTGCAATTTGCCAAGCTTTACCAGCCACTAACAGGCGAGGGAAGCGCGACACACAAAAATGTGGTCCATTCTAAATCTTCAGTATATACATCACTGACCACATTCTAAGCCCTCATCTCTTTaaatcagattgtgtttatCGTACATCATAAACAGTATAAACTAAAATTATtatggttcaggagaagaagcATGCTTCTTGGATGcacaaattatataattttatgattCTAAGAAGTAGATATAAAAGCACATTCATGAAAAACTTGGAGATCACAATAACTTTGTTGATAGTCATTTATAATTGCGGTGATTCATAGGATATAAAAGGTAAGAAAGCTAATTCTTCTCAAGAAAACGTTGGGAAAAATTTATTAGTTCAGGCAAAGTGAATAATGACTTGAGAATCAAagtttgaaaaaataatttgagGCCACAAGAGATCTGGTTATAAGAATGAGATTGCTGAATAGTCTAATAAGATCTAAAGgtgccaggcatgaagagagagaTTTTTTTGGCGTTGACTCTGTTAAAGATGTCTAAAACTACCATCAGAAGTAACAGGACCCAATAGTGACTGTGTAGAACCACCAAAATTTATACAAGATTCTTACTATGCAGATATTCTAAATCTTTTCCTCAATCAAGAAGATCAAAACAACAGATGTCCTTGAAAGATGTGGTGGGTAAAAAAATCATTCTCACACCTTTAGTCCCACTGATCTTGCATGGCTAACAGCACTGACAAGATCTGAGTCTGTCATGAGCAGGACTTTATCTCCTTCGTCATCTTCATACTAAACAGAATtaggaaaataaattaaaaggtCTTAATTGGTTTAACATGAAAATTTACCAAAATTCTTCAATTCTTTTTACTCACCaaaagttgagagaaaatctGATCGTTTGATGCACCCAGCCTTTGCATAACAGCAGAAACAAGCTCAGATAAATTCTCAAAGCCTGAATGGGAGAGGGAATCAGAACATGGAACATCAAAAGGGATGACTTTGTTCATTAAACTTGATAACAAAAAGACTGCAACCAAAAATTCGAGCCCCCTGCctactgtaaaaaaaaaatattcaacagctAGACATTTAAACCACATCAGCCTACTCATAGAGAAGAGAACAATGCGAGTTCTTGTTGAACAGCAACTTCgaaatgttatatatatttttcttcattttcttgcTTCGTTTGTTTCACAAAACCAAAATCTCAATGCACCACCAACACTTGATGCTGCTGTTGTAGT contains the following coding sequences:
- the LOC142506051 gene encoding uncharacterized protein LOC142506051, with product MCIAVFIWKSHPLYPFLLLLNRDEYHDRPTTPLGWWDDGEILGGRDEQAGGTWLASSRDGKLVFLTNVREIRTNSLAKSRGDLPVRYLEGKKSPKEFAEELAGETDLYGGFNLIVADLCSMSMIYITNRPKDCGLSIVEVSSGIHVLSNAKLDTPWPKAQRLLCSFEDAVIKYGDSEISIEEISEKLMNDTTKDEESKLPHIYPPEFEYHLSAIFINVDTPLGQYGTRSTSSVVLKTSGEVCFYEKYLDEDMWKKHTFNYHIEI